ATCAAAAACAATTATTTTTTCTTTATTTTTTTTAAAACCATCTGCATTGGTACCTTTTTCATTGGTATTGGAATTATCATTAGCAATAGCTAAGCCTAGGCCAATAGAAGAAGCAAGCCCCATTGATCCTAACATGTAAAAATTCTTGGACCTATCTTTAATTTCAAAAAGCTCTCTAGAAGGAAATCCAATATTACATACAATAATCTCATCATCAACATATTTCATTATATCTAATATTGCATCAAAACGTTTCATAATAAGGAATCCTTAAAATTTATTTAATATTTATAATTTGTTTAAAAATCACCAGTAGTTTATATCTAATAATATTGAAATAGGAGATCCTTTATCAACAGACAAATCCCAAGATTTAGATATAATACCTTTTGCATCAGTGGGATTTTTAGGATTAAAATATTCTAATTCCATTGCATCCAATACTTTTGGAGTTGCTTTACCCATTGGAACTTGACCCACAATTGGTTCTCCTTCAGTTCCTCTGTGACTCATTATCATTACAATTGGCAAAGAATATAGCTGATAAAGAGATCCTAAAGCATTTACACAGTTGCCAAGACCAGAGTTCTGCATTAAAATAGCAGTTTTTTTACCTCCGAAATAAGCTCCAGCACATATTCCAAGCCCTTCCTCTTCTCTTGTAACTGGAACATGAATTATATCTTCATCTTCATCAATTATTTCAAGTATTTTTCCAAGATTTACACAAGGAACACTAACAATAAAATTAATTCCAGCTGATTTCAATCCTTGATAAACTGCTTCACTACTATCCAATTAAAAAACCTCATTTATAAAAAAATATGAATATTTTAAATTTATATATTAAATATAAAATAATTTAAGTTTAAAATAATTTTAAATGTTATGTAATATAGTTTAAAACAATTAAAATATGAAATAATTTAGTTTAATAATACCAATGATTAATAGAAATAATAATAGAAATAATTATAGGAATAATAATAGAAATAATTATTAAGAGTAATATATGAATAATCATTAAATTTAATAATCATTAAGAAAATTTATAACTAAAAAATTTATAAATATATTCCAAATTATTCAGAGATATATTCATTAATATCAATATCTAAACCATCACAAATTTCCTTTAAATTATCATATAATTTTTTATCCACAGCTAATCCATATTTTTCATTTTCGGCAATATTTCTCACTTCAAGATCACCAGGAATAAAAGTATCCCCAGTTTCACGAACTTCAGTAACAAACTCTTCATTTTTTTCTTTAAATTCATCAAGATCAACAAACTTAGAAGGATCAATAGCTATGAAAAGATCTCCCTTAGTACATTTTTGCGTATGATTAGCCGTTCCTTTAACTCCAGTTCCAACAGAAGCATTAACCAAAGTTCCTGTCATTAATTCAATCATAAAAGCTAAAGCATATCCTTTATGTGCACCGAATGGTAATATAGATCCTTTCAAAGCTTCAGCAGGGTCTGTTGTAGGATTACCTTCACTATCTAAAGCAACACCTTCAGGTATCTTTTTACCTTTTC
The sequence above is a segment of the Methanobrevibacter arboriphilus JCM 13429 = DSM 1125 genome. Coding sequences within it:
- the comD gene encoding sulfopyruvate decarboxylase subunit alpha — protein: MDSSEAVYQGLKSAGINFIVSVPCVNLGKILEIIDEDEDIIHVPVTREEEGLGICAGAYFGGKKTAILMQNSGLGNCVNALGSLYQLYSLPIVMIMSHRGTEGEPIVGQVPMGKATPKVLDAMELEYFNPKNPTDAKGIISKSWDLSVDKGSPISILLDINYW